In a single window of the Acidobacteriota bacterium genome:
- the zapB gene encoding cell division protein ZapB, which yields MNALTGMEKFSHLEDKIYLTIEHSKKLREERDRLEQEVLALRAVAADAITDKEEAERRLRLLLDEREAVRKRVNSVIDAFSVVNAAKQTSEAV from the coding sequence ATGAATGCCCTGACCGGAATGGAAAAGTTCTCGCATCTCGAGGACAAGATCTATCTGACGATAGAACACAGCAAGAAGCTTCGAGAGGAACGAGACAGGTTGGAACAAGAGGTTTTGGCTCTTCGTGCGGTTGCCGCGGATGCTATCACGGACAAAGAGGAAGCTGAACGAAGGCTGAGGCTGCTCCTCGATGAACGCGAGGCGGTCCGTAAACGCGTGAACTCCGTCATTGACGCTTTTTCAGTAGTTAATGCCGCTAAGCAAACCTCGGAGGCTGTCTAG
- a CDS encoding cell division protein ZapA — protein sequence MSEQSIKVEIHDQIYSIRSDGDNKYIQDLATYVDSKMREISSGTMTADSLKVAILAALHIADEYFQLRHTYAQMDSQLATRSAECSEMLDKVFRQRDESSESNSLIR from the coding sequence ATGTCTGAACAATCAATCAAGGTGGAGATCCACGACCAGATCTACAGCATCCGATCCGACGGGGACAATAAGTATATTCAGGATCTTGCGACCTATGTGGACTCGAAAATGCGGGAAATATCTTCCGGCACTATGACCGCGGATTCCCTAAAGGTGGCTATACTAGCGGCCCTGCATATTGCTGACGAATATTTCCAGTTAAGGCACACCTATGCACAAATGGATTCCCAGCTTGCCACTCGGAGTGCGGAATGCTCCGAAATGCTCGACAAAGTGTTTCGGCAACGCGACGAATCGTCAGAATCTAATTCACTGATCAGATAA
- a CDS encoding transglycosylase SLT domain-containing protein: MRTLFGILLCTLATSLVFAQSSDAALRRVIEADRAAAGANGSMPSLTAQEHLERGRVYFDNRHFREAREHFQRIFDNFPNDAALSGALFMTGRSLMWERRCEEAIPWLDRVAKEYPGTKEGREGLAFKGACHVRIGKNAEAAAVYEQYTAMYPTGERIDSAYLNIVDAHREAGNFDLAAEWVRRTSERFPSTPTETNALHALVRMELWRGRWSNAEAAADRLIVSGKFAGSMTSMDEARWLKAFAAEKGGDRERSKAAYSQIPISVSSYFSGLAANKISGESRTRRIVQVSPKMRQDFPIMFREEIMRATRGRNVDPRFVLAIMKQESGFRPGVKSPAAARGLLQLVYDTAVKYNKKTGITELAPDDLYIPSVNIAIGVEYIADLKNQFSGLYEAIAASYNAGEDNAARWLKRSMRGEPGIFTAEVGFAETKGYVQKVMANYRNYRELYDENLRPR; this comes from the coding sequence ATGAGAACCCTATTTGGTATACTGCTTTGCACCTTAGCTACATCATTGGTTTTCGCACAGTCGTCAGATGCCGCACTGCGAAGGGTAATTGAGGCCGACAGAGCCGCCGCCGGTGCGAACGGGTCGATGCCGAGCCTTACAGCTCAGGAGCACCTCGAAAGAGGACGCGTTTACTTCGACAACCGGCATTTCAGAGAAGCCCGGGAGCATTTTCAACGTATCTTTGACAATTTTCCCAACGATGCAGCTTTGTCCGGGGCACTCTTTATGACCGGCAGATCGCTCATGTGGGAACGCCGCTGCGAGGAGGCGATACCTTGGCTGGACCGTGTCGCCAAGGAGTATCCCGGGACAAAAGAAGGACGCGAAGGACTCGCGTTCAAAGGTGCCTGCCATGTCCGTATCGGAAAGAATGCTGAGGCCGCCGCAGTTTATGAACAATATACGGCAATGTATCCTACGGGCGAGCGCATAGATTCGGCGTATCTTAACATTGTCGATGCTCACCGCGAGGCCGGTAATTTTGATCTTGCGGCCGAATGGGTCCGGCGCACGTCAGAGAGATTCCCTTCAACCCCGACCGAAACAAATGCTCTCCATGCCCTAGTGAGAATGGAGCTGTGGCGCGGCCGCTGGTCAAACGCTGAAGCTGCCGCTGACCGCCTGATAGTGAGCGGTAAATTTGCAGGATCCATGACATCCATGGACGAGGCCCGCTGGCTGAAGGCGTTCGCTGCGGAAAAAGGCGGTGATCGTGAACGGTCCAAAGCGGCTTATTCGCAGATACCCATATCGGTCTCGTCGTATTTTTCCGGCCTTGCGGCCAATAAGATTTCAGGGGAATCAAGAACTCGGCGGATCGTTCAAGTGTCCCCGAAAATGCGTCAGGATTTTCCGATCATGTTCCGGGAAGAGATCATGCGGGCCACACGCGGCCGGAACGTTGATCCGCGATTCGTACTTGCGATCATGAAGCAGGAGAGCGGATTCCGGCCCGGCGTAAAGAGCCCTGCAGCGGCTCGCGGACTGCTTCAGTTGGTTTATGATACGGCGGTCAAATACAACAAGAAGACAGGAATTACCGAACTGGCCCCTGACGATCTGTATATACCCTCGGTCAACATCGCCATCGGTGTCGAGTACATTGCCGATCTCAAAAATCAATTCAGCGGGCTTTACGAAGCGATCGCTGCGAGTTATAACGCAGGCGAAGATAATGCCGCCCGCTGGCTCAAACGGTCAATGAGGGGCGAACCCGGCATTTTTACCGCCGAGGTTGGCTTTGCTGAAACGAAAGGATACGTTCAAAAGGTAATGGCTAATTACCGAAATTACCGTGAGTTGTACGATGAGAATCTTAGGCCGCGATAG
- a CDS encoding threonine ammonia-lyase: MPVSISDIEEARKRIEAVVHRTPIVKDERLTAVLGSKVYLKAENLQRGGSFKIRGAFNKISRLSDEERHRGVITASAGNHAQGVALAAKLNGIAATIVLPQFAPLTKVVATKALGARVIMQGNTFDEAVEFSRSLEREKGLTYVHAFDDDDIIAGQGSIGLEIAEDLPKVDTIVVPIGGGGIISGIATAAREKLQNVRIIGVQAENVAPVRRSLEAGKPVDIEHKPTIADGIAIKRPAERTLAIIRDLVDEVVEVSEDEIAEAIFHLAQNAHLVVEGAGASGLAAIIAKKFDISADERMCAVLCGGNIDGNVLARVIEQCLVRAGRYVIFDVTVPDRPGSLAGMLTAVAESKANVIEVFHRRAMWMTPLGQVGIELLLEVRDTHHADETRNALEKAGYSVNLSAASPIAA, from the coding sequence ATGCCCGTAAGCATAAGCGACATAGAAGAAGCCAGAAAGAGAATCGAAGCTGTTGTTCACAGGACACCCATTGTAAAAGATGAGCGCCTGACGGCGGTCTTGGGAAGCAAGGTATATCTCAAGGCAGAGAATCTTCAGCGCGGCGGCTCCTTTAAGATCCGCGGTGCTTTCAACAAGATCTCCCGGCTTTCGGACGAGGAAAGACATCGGGGTGTGATCACCGCGTCGGCCGGTAATCACGCACAAGGTGTAGCGTTAGCGGCGAAACTGAATGGAATTGCCGCCACGATCGTTCTGCCTCAATTTGCCCCGCTCACTAAGGTCGTTGCAACCAAGGCACTTGGAGCTCGGGTAATTATGCAGGGAAACACCTTCGATGAAGCTGTTGAATTTTCCCGTTCGCTGGAAAGGGAAAAGGGCCTGACATATGTGCACGCCTTCGACGATGACGACATTATCGCGGGGCAGGGATCGATAGGCTTGGAGATCGCGGAGGACCTTCCGAAAGTCGACACTATTGTTGTACCAATTGGCGGCGGCGGCATCATCAGCGGCATCGCGACCGCTGCAAGGGAGAAACTGCAAAATGTAAGGATCATCGGAGTACAAGCAGAGAACGTCGCTCCGGTTCGCCGGTCTCTCGAAGCAGGCAAACCCGTTGACATTGAACACAAACCGACCATCGCCGACGGGATCGCCATCAAGCGCCCTGCTGAACGTACTTTGGCCATTATTCGAGACCTGGTTGACGAGGTGGTCGAGGTGAGTGAGGATGAGATCGCCGAAGCGATATTTCACCTTGCCCAAAATGCACATCTTGTTGTGGAAGGTGCCGGTGCGTCAGGCCTGGCGGCGATAATTGCCAAGAAATTCGATATTTCGGCTGACGAAAGAATGTGCGCGGTCCTGTGCGGCGGAAATATTGACGGGAACGTTCTGGCGCGAGTGATCGAACAGTGTCTCGTGCGAGCCGGTCGGTACGTTATCTTTGACGTTACTGTGCCCGACAGGCCGGGATCACTTGCAGGGATGCTTACAGCGGTAGCAGAGTCGAAAGCCAACGTCATTGAGGTATTTCACCGACGTGCAATGTGGATGACGCCGCTTGGTCAGGTGGGGATCGAATTGCTCTTGGAAGTGCGTGACACACATCACGCGGATGAGACCCGAAATGCACTTGAAAAGGCCGGCTACAGCGTAAATCTATCTGCGGCTTCGCCTATCGCGGCCTAA
- a CDS encoding SPFH/Band 7/PHB domain protein, which yields MEIFGAGIIFLFILAIALLTIAWKTIKIVPQSSVLLIERLGRFNRIAASGLNIIVPFFEAPRAVYWTNIRPGITSIDLREQYIDLPPQPVITRDNVTINVDSVVYWQITDPAKAVYEVADLVGGLVQLTITGMRSVMGEMDLDHTLSSREEINSKLRLILDEATDKWGVKVTRVDVKNINPPEDVRITMEKQMTAERNRRALILQAEGEKQAAITRAEGEKQAAVTRSEGEKASAILTAEGAAQARLVAANAEAQAIAQIAGAIGDRGQTAQYLITSRYVDSMRDMARTQNSKVIFMPTETSAVLSSVGAFKEVFAESGEKSGELPPSPGNPRELKR from the coding sequence ATGGAGATCTTTGGAGCCGGCATCATCTTTCTTTTCATTCTTGCTATCGCACTGCTCACCATAGCATGGAAAACAATAAAGATAGTCCCGCAATCCAGTGTCTTGCTGATCGAGAGGCTTGGCCGTTTCAACCGAATTGCTGCAAGCGGCCTCAATATAATCGTGCCATTCTTTGAAGCTCCGAGAGCCGTGTATTGGACCAACATACGCCCAGGTATCACGTCGATCGACCTGCGTGAACAGTACATCGACCTTCCGCCTCAGCCGGTCATCACGCGTGACAACGTAACGATCAATGTCGACTCCGTTGTCTATTGGCAGATCACCGATCCCGCAAAAGCAGTTTACGAAGTAGCTGACCTCGTCGGGGGCCTTGTTCAGCTGACCATAACCGGCATGCGTTCGGTCATGGGTGAGATGGACCTTGACCACACGCTCTCATCACGTGAGGAGATCAATTCAAAGCTGCGATTGATCCTTGACGAGGCTACTGACAAATGGGGCGTCAAGGTCACACGCGTGGACGTAAAGAACATCAATCCTCCGGAAGACGTCAGGATCACGATGGAGAAACAGATGACGGCGGAACGAAACCGCCGAGCGTTGATCCTTCAGGCGGAGGGCGAAAAGCAGGCTGCGATCACGAGGGCAGAGGGCGAAAAGCAGGCTGCCGTTACGAGATCCGAGGGTGAAAAGGCTTCAGCGATCTTGACCGCTGAGGGTGCCGCACAGGCCCGCTTGGTTGCTGCGAATGCGGAAGCTCAGGCAATCGCACAGATCGCGGGAGCGATCGGTGACCGCGGTCAAACGGCCCAGTATTTGATCACATCCCGATACGTTGATTCAATGCGGGATATGGCTCGTACCCAAAATTCAAAGGTCATCTTCATGCCGACCGAGACGAGCGCTGTATTGTCGAGCGTCGGTGCATTCAAAGAGGTCTTTGCTGAATCCGGTGAAAAGAGCGGTGAATTGCCGCCGTCGCCCGGAAACCCGAGGGAGCTGAAGAGGTAA
- a CDS encoding glutathione peroxidase → MFKVVIVILALAAVAAAGAAYRFGFIMNPTPTEPVKESSIYDFTMKDIDGKEVKLSAFKRMALMVVNVASKCGYTSQYEQLEAVYKRFKDRGFVILGFPANNFMGQEPGTEAEIKEFCSTKYGVTFPMFSKISVTGADQHPLYGYLTNKATNPEFAGDISWNFNKFIIDRNGRVTARFASKDKPDAENVISAIESALGDAK, encoded by the coding sequence ATGTTCAAGGTGGTAATTGTGATTCTCGCTTTAGCGGCGGTTGCCGCAGCAGGCGCAGCATATAGATTTGGTTTCATCATGAATCCCACGCCTACGGAGCCAGTTAAGGAATCCTCGATATATGATTTCACAATGAAAGATATCGACGGAAAAGAAGTAAAGCTAAGTGCATTCAAAAGAATGGCGTTGATGGTGGTCAACGTTGCAAGCAAATGCGGTTACACGTCCCAGTATGAGCAGCTTGAGGCTGTTTATAAGCGATTCAAAGATCGAGGCTTCGTTATTCTCGGCTTCCCTGCCAATAACTTCATGGGTCAAGAGCCGGGCACGGAAGCGGAAATTAAAGAATTCTGCTCCACCAAATACGGCGTGACGTTTCCAATGTTCTCCAAGATCTCTGTCACCGGCGCCGATCAGCATCCGCTTTACGGTTATCTGACCAATAAGGCCACAAATCCTGAGTTTGCGGGTGATATTTCCTGGAACTTCAACAAGTTCATTATCGACAGGAACGGCAGGGTCACTGCTCGTTTTGCATCCAAAGACAAGCCTGACGCCGAAAATGTCATCTCGGCTATAGAATCTGCCTTGGGTGACGCTAAGTAG